A region from the Tahibacter amnicola genome encodes:
- a CDS encoding amidohydrolase codes for MALPTQSLRVSLVQGDTRWHDAAANRAYYGEKIRALKGQTDLIVLPETFTSGFTNETLGNAEGMDGESLRWLAGVAAEVGAVITGSLVIRAEDRCANRLVWMRPDGSFETYDKRHLFRMANEHQRYVSGKDRLIVTLNGWRICPLICYDLRFPVWARNRYNRTVADRFDYDVLIYVANWPSARRYPWQTLLRARAMENLSYCIGVNRVGTDGNQLHYAGDSVALDFLGQPMAELGAVDLTVTVTLDPAALAAHRERFPAWMDADDFALTAD; via the coding sequence ATGGCACTTCCGACGCAATCACTGCGGGTTTCGCTGGTGCAGGGTGATACGCGCTGGCATGACGCGGCGGCCAATCGCGCGTACTACGGCGAAAAGATTCGTGCGCTGAAAGGCCAGACTGACCTGATCGTCCTGCCTGAGACGTTCACCAGTGGATTCACCAACGAAACCCTTGGCAACGCCGAGGGCATGGACGGCGAAAGCCTTCGCTGGCTGGCGGGGGTCGCAGCGGAAGTCGGGGCCGTGATCACCGGCAGCCTGGTGATCCGTGCGGAAGACCGCTGCGCCAATCGCCTCGTCTGGATGCGTCCGGACGGCAGCTTCGAAACGTACGACAAGCGGCACCTGTTTCGCATGGCAAATGAGCACCAGCGCTATGTCAGTGGCAAGGACCGCCTGATCGTCACGCTGAACGGCTGGCGCATCTGCCCTCTGATCTGCTACGACCTGCGTTTCCCGGTTTGGGCGCGCAATCGCTACAACCGCACCGTGGCTGACCGGTTCGACTACGACGTTCTCATCTACGTGGCGAACTGGCCCAGCGCGCGGCGCTATCCCTGGCAGACGCTTCTGCGCGCGCGGGCGATGGAAAACCTGAGCTACTGCATCGGCGTCAATCGCGTGGGTACGGATGGCAACCAGCTGCACTACGCCGGTGATAGCGTGGCGCTGGATTTCCTGGGGCAGCCCATGGCGGAACTGGGCGCGGTGGACCTCACGGTTACTGTCACGCTCGATCCCGCAGCCCTGGCTGCCCACCGGGAGCGGTTCCCGGCATGGATGGATGCGGACGATTTCGCCCTGACCGCCGACTAG
- a CDS encoding S8 family serine peptidase produces the protein MRKPLYLALAALLGTAGIGHAADDTVRVRLDASDTIATEALGISPLQSTDYGNFRILELSRSDANKLLARSSAASVIADAGRIRFNDVNFDPIREGQQARKGAFPTTADGAGLHLVQFIGPAKQAWREAIEQQGLRVLQYYPNDTFLVWGRMDSVAETARQPFVRWQGGFLADYKINRDLHGRTGLIGNVDVHFYNDGNVKGLIDKLKGLGAHVITHAPAQPDKAFFDAWIKVDASQLEKIAQLPQVVWMGYASPTIQFDDEMSNQIIAGNYNGANAPQLGYAPWLTTFAYNGTGVIWAVTDTGSDLGHPDLAPRIVGGFSMPGCAAPNGDDEQGGGHGTHVAGIIAGVGLGDGTGPGAEADAAGFLYGLGVAPGTSLYPICTGENWPPLNGWQELSKLGLAGNAIGTNASWTTGEGTAHGYQASERTFDMMIRDGDFDAANNQPYIIAFSAGNSGPGASTLTAPKEAKNPIIVASSTNFRAGAINAISGFSSRGPAVDGRVLPNVSAPGESIASARRRAGASLCGTEIAGTATHYALCSGTSMAAPHVSGSIALITQWWRAQHAGATPSPAMAKALLVNGAIDMATADVPNNNEGWGRVNLANTIDATMQQFTVDQSIVLDDAGQNQQWTVGVANPSKPVRITLAWTDAPGAVGANPALVNNLDLEVSHAGNTYKGNVMTAGVSSTGGTADAKNNVENVFLPAGAGGAVTIRVNATNLPGDGIPGSGDATDQDFALVCDNCAVTPMFGLQATPSSREICAPSDASFTLDVSSVLGYSDPVELTTANVPAGATATVTPTTVTPGNTATATLTGTGSLAAGAYTFNVNATSTSGPQTQSLDVQLYTAPPAAGVLVAPTNNQLGVTLKPTLQWNAVPQAKTYFVQIAKDAAFTDIVASETVSGTQLTLGTALLPNTAYHWRVRADNTCGAGTQSPVSTFTTANLICVTPNLAVPDNNATGVNSDLVVADAGTLTDLDVSLKMSHTWPGDVTVSLTHVASNTTVILGNRMGGTGCSVPDVDVRWNDGAASAMSCRASSPGIGGDVRASNPLAPFNARELAGTWRLNVADLANQDTGVVQEWCLSPVATAPVDAIFKNGFESTP, from the coding sequence ATGCGAAAGCCGCTTTACCTGGCCCTGGCGGCCCTTCTGGGCACCGCCGGCATCGGACATGCCGCAGATGACACCGTTCGCGTCCGCCTGGACGCCAGCGACACCATCGCCACCGAAGCCCTCGGCATCTCGCCGCTGCAAAGTACCGATTACGGCAATTTCCGCATTCTGGAACTTTCGCGCTCGGACGCAAACAAGCTTCTGGCCCGCTCGTCGGCTGCCAGTGTCATCGCCGACGCCGGCCGCATCCGGTTCAACGACGTCAACTTCGATCCGATCCGCGAAGGCCAGCAGGCGCGCAAGGGCGCTTTCCCGACGACCGCCGACGGCGCCGGGCTCCACCTGGTCCAGTTCATCGGACCGGCCAAGCAGGCGTGGCGCGAAGCGATCGAGCAGCAGGGCCTGCGCGTCCTGCAGTACTACCCCAATGACACCTTCCTGGTCTGGGGCCGCATGGACTCCGTCGCCGAAACCGCGCGCCAGCCCTTCGTGCGCTGGCAGGGCGGCTTCCTGGCCGACTACAAGATCAACCGCGACCTGCATGGCCGCACCGGCCTGATCGGCAATGTCGACGTGCACTTCTACAACGACGGCAACGTCAAGGGCCTGATCGACAAGCTCAAGGGCCTGGGCGCCCACGTGATCACGCATGCGCCGGCACAGCCGGACAAGGCCTTCTTCGACGCCTGGATCAAGGTCGATGCCAGCCAGCTCGAAAAGATCGCGCAGCTGCCGCAGGTCGTGTGGATGGGCTATGCCAGCCCCACGATCCAGTTCGACGACGAAATGTCGAACCAGATCATCGCCGGCAACTACAACGGCGCCAATGCACCGCAGCTGGGCTATGCACCGTGGCTGACGACCTTCGCCTACAACGGCACCGGCGTGATCTGGGCGGTCACCGATACCGGCAGCGACCTGGGCCATCCCGACCTCGCGCCGCGCATCGTCGGCGGCTTCAGCATGCCCGGTTGCGCGGCGCCGAACGGTGACGACGAGCAGGGCGGTGGTCACGGCACGCATGTCGCCGGCATCATTGCGGGCGTCGGCCTGGGCGATGGCACCGGCCCTGGTGCCGAAGCCGATGCAGCCGGCTTCCTTTATGGCCTGGGCGTGGCCCCGGGCACCTCGCTCTATCCGATCTGTACGGGTGAGAACTGGCCGCCGCTCAACGGCTGGCAGGAGCTCTCCAAGCTCGGCCTCGCCGGTAACGCCATCGGCACCAACGCCAGCTGGACCACCGGCGAAGGTACTGCGCACGGCTACCAGGCCAGTGAACGCACCTTTGACATGATGATCCGCGACGGCGACTTCGACGCCGCCAACAACCAGCCGTACATCATCGCGTTCTCGGCGGGCAACTCCGGTCCGGGCGCTTCCACGCTGACGGCGCCCAAGGAAGCGAAGAATCCGATCATCGTCGCCAGCTCCACCAACTTCCGCGCTGGCGCGATCAATGCGATCTCCGGCTTCTCCAGCCGCGGCCCCGCGGTCGACGGCCGCGTCCTGCCGAACGTGTCGGCACCGGGTGAGAGCATTGCCTCGGCCCGCCGCCGCGCCGGTGCTTCGCTCTGCGGTACGGAAATCGCCGGCACCGCCACCCACTACGCACTGTGCTCCGGCACCAGCATGGCCGCCCCGCATGTGTCGGGTTCCATCGCGCTGATCACGCAGTGGTGGCGCGCCCAGCACGCCGGCGCCACGCCCAGCCCGGCGATGGCCAAGGCCCTGCTCGTCAACGGTGCCATCGATATGGCCACGGCTGACGTGCCGAACAACAACGAAGGCTGGGGCCGCGTGAATCTGGCCAACACCATCGATGCGACCATGCAGCAGTTCACGGTCGACCAGAGCATCGTGCTCGATGACGCCGGCCAGAACCAGCAATGGACCGTCGGTGTCGCCAATCCCTCCAAGCCGGTGCGCATCACCCTGGCCTGGACCGACGCGCCCGGCGCTGTCGGCGCCAACCCGGCCCTGGTCAACAACCTGGACCTGGAAGTCAGCCACGCCGGCAATACCTACAAGGGCAACGTGATGACCGCCGGCGTGTCCAGCACCGGCGGCACGGCGGACGCGAAGAACAACGTCGAGAACGTGTTCCTGCCGGCCGGCGCCGGCGGCGCCGTCACGATTCGCGTGAATGCGACCAACCTGCCGGGCGACGGCATCCCGGGCAGCGGCGATGCCACGGACCAGGATTTTGCCCTGGTTTGCGACAACTGCGCCGTGACGCCGATGTTCGGCCTCCAGGCCACGCCGTCCAGCCGCGAGATCTGCGCCCCGTCGGATGCCAGCTTCACCCTCGATGTCTCGTCGGTGCTCGGCTACTCCGATCCGGTCGAGCTGACGACAGCCAACGTGCCGGCCGGTGCTACGGCAACGGTGACGCCGACCACGGTGACGCCGGGCAACACTGCCACGGCAACCCTGACCGGTACGGGTTCGCTCGCCGCCGGCGCGTATACCTTCAACGTCAATGCCACCTCCACCAGTGGCCCGCAGACCCAGTCGCTGGACGTGCAGTTGTACACGGCGCCTCCGGCGGCCGGCGTGCTCGTCGCGCCGACCAACAACCAGCTGGGCGTCACACTGAAGCCTACCCTCCAGTGGAATGCCGTACCCCAGGCCAAGACCTATTTCGTGCAGATCGCAAAGGATGCCGCCTTCACGGACATCGTCGCCTCGGAAACAGTCAGCGGCACACAGCTCACCCTGGGCACCGCGTTGCTGCCGAACACGGCCTACCACTGGCGCGTTCGTGCGGACAACACCTGCGGTGCGGGCACGCAGTCGCCGGTGTCGACGTTCACCACCGCCAACCTGATCTGCGTCACGCCGAACCTGGCCGTGCCGGATAACAACGCAACCGGCGTCAACTCGGACCTGGTGGTGGCGGATGCCGGCACGCTGACCGACCTGGACGTGTCGCTGAAGATGTCCCACACCTGGCCCGGCGACGTCACGGTGTCGTTGACCCACGTGGCATCCAACACGACCGTGATCCTTGGCAATCGCATGGGTGGCACCGGCTGCTCGGTCCCCGACGTGGACGTCCGCTGGAACGACGGCGCAGCATCGGCGATGAGCTGCCGTGCCTCCTCGCCAGGCATCGGCGGTGACGTGCGCGCGTCCAACCCGCTCGCGCCCTTCAACGCCCGCGAACTGGCTGGCACCTGGCGCCTGAACGTGGCCGACCTGGCCAATCAGGATACCGGCGTGGTGCAGGAATGGTGCCTCTCGCCGGTCGCGACGGCGCCGGTCGACGCGATCTTCAAGAACGGCTTCGAATCGACGCCGTAA
- a CDS encoding LysR family transcriptional regulator, whose protein sequence is MDKLQAMQLFVRVVDSGSYTAAADQMEISRALASKLIQGLEEQLGVRLLHRTTRKLSLTEAGEHYYQRVAEILGDLGEAEAVAAQLQAEPRGRLRVSAPMSFAIHHLGAAIAEFQSRHPRIELELTLNDRQVDLVEEGFDMAIRIARLTDSSLIARRIAPCRMQLVASPAYLRREGTPRKPTDLSDHNFLCYTLAARKDEVLLHRGEERAQIPIRGKLRVNNGDVIASAAVAGLGICLSPTFLVWQRMRRGELVRVLEDWDAPEIAIHAVYPPGRAVPAKTRSLIDFLVNRFGPEPYWDAAGDADTG, encoded by the coding sequence GTGGATAAGCTGCAGGCCATGCAATTGTTCGTCCGCGTCGTCGATTCCGGCAGCTACACCGCGGCGGCCGACCAGATGGAGATCTCGCGCGCCCTGGCCAGCAAGTTGATCCAGGGTCTGGAGGAGCAGCTGGGTGTGCGCCTGCTGCACCGGACCACCCGCAAGCTCAGCCTGACCGAAGCGGGTGAACACTATTACCAGCGGGTCGCCGAAATCCTGGGGGACCTGGGCGAAGCCGAGGCCGTCGCCGCGCAGCTGCAGGCCGAGCCGCGTGGCCGGCTGCGCGTGTCGGCGCCCATGTCCTTTGCGATTCATCACCTGGGCGCGGCAATCGCCGAGTTCCAGAGTCGCCATCCGCGCATCGAACTGGAGCTGACCCTCAACGACCGCCAGGTCGATCTGGTCGAGGAAGGCTTTGACATGGCCATCCGCATCGCCCGGCTGACCGACTCCAGTCTGATCGCACGCCGCATCGCACCTTGCCGGATGCAACTGGTCGCCAGCCCGGCCTACCTGCGGCGCGAAGGGACGCCTCGCAAGCCGACGGACCTTTCCGACCACAATTTCCTCTGCTACACGCTCGCGGCACGCAAGGACGAGGTCCTGCTGCATCGCGGCGAGGAGCGGGCGCAGATTCCGATCCGGGGAAAGCTCCGCGTCAACAATGGCGACGTGATTGCTTCTGCTGCAGTAGCAGGCCTGGGCATCTGCCTGTCCCCAACCTTTCTGGTCTGGCAGCGGATGCGCCGCGGCGAGCTGGTTCGCGTGCTGGAAGACTGGGACGCACCCGAGATCGCGATCCACGCCGTCTATCCACCCGGCCGCGCCGTGCCTGCCAAGACCCGTTCCCTGATCGATTTCCTGGTCAATCGCTTCGGTCCGGAGCCCTACTGGGACGCCGCCGGCGACGCCGACACGGGCTGA
- the arsC gene encoding arsenate reductase (glutaredoxin) (This arsenate reductase requires both glutathione and glutaredoxin to convert arsenate to arsenite, after which the efflux transporter formed by ArsA and ArsB can extrude the arsenite from the cell, providing resistance.) → MSCLIYHNPRCSKSRQALALLQTHGVAPEVRNYLENPLSAAELHALVRAFGNEFRALLRRDEPEFAALGLDPDTLTAAQLVAAIAAHPRLLQRPIVIAGGRAVIGRPPESVLAVL, encoded by the coding sequence ATGTCCTGTCTGATCTATCACAATCCGCGTTGCTCCAAATCGCGCCAGGCGCTCGCACTCCTGCAGACGCACGGCGTTGCGCCCGAGGTGCGCAACTACCTGGAGAACCCGCTTTCCGCGGCCGAACTGCATGCACTGGTCAGGGCGTTCGGCAATGAATTCCGCGCACTGCTGCGCCGCGACGAACCCGAGTTCGCCGCCCTGGGCCTTGACCCCGACACCCTCACCGCCGCGCAGCTGGTTGCCGCCATCGCCGCGCATCCGCGTCTGCTTCAACGCCCCATCGTCATTGCGGGCGGTCGCGCCGTCATCGGTCGACCGCCGGAATCCGTGCTGGCCGTCCTGTGA
- a CDS encoding DUF255 domain-containing protein — MPLPPSPDRNSPAPASAGIDAILTAADQRLPALGGGARRVGTCHADESEQANDHVVTHIRKNAGDCLMPLFLRFILVLLLGSGCALADGGTVNWIRSDTDAFARAARDNRFVLLYLEAVWCHWCHVMDQQTYTDPAVKAVIEDHYVPLRIDQDARPDLANRYRDYGWPATIVFDPAGREIVKRQGYVAPERFVRLLQAIVADPSPEAADNADAGGPLPSRLAQDTRKALQARHRSAHDDKAGGLDINQKFLDRDSVEWQMVNALAGIAEEGRRAQQTLDAARALIDPVWGGVYQYSTHHDWQHPHYEKLATVQAEYLRIYTLAYAQWRRESDRNAALAIRRYIDRFLKSKDGGYYVSQDADLTAGTHAEDYFAGDDATRRARGIPRIDTHRYAQQTGQIAEALATWAEYTGDTQALDDAVAAVEWALRERAHGKGGFRHDEKDTAGPYLADTLAMGRAFLALYRATADQRWYMHAVAAADYIQAHFRDKRGGYAAAVSRGPIPPLPQIDENLSVTRFTNLLSRYSGSATHKDMAAHALSWLAQPSIALERLTEAGILLADQEVHSDPLHLTVIGPHADGRSKVLFSTTQQLPGWYKRVEWWDRDGKRLPNADVDYPRPKRPAAFICTDRRCSLPIFTAEGIGEFLATENPMHRKERPDTD; from the coding sequence TTGCCCCTCCCGCCATCCCCGGACCGGAATTCACCGGCACCCGCGTCAGCAGGTATCGACGCCATTTTAACGGCCGCCGATCAGCGTCTGCCAGCGCTGGGAGGAGGAGCGCGAAGGGTTGGAACGTGTCACGCGGACGAATCCGAACAGGCAAACGATCACGTAGTGACTCACATACGCAAAAACGCCGGAGATTGCCTCATGCCCCTGTTCCTGCGGTTCATTCTAGTCCTGCTGCTGGGCAGCGGCTGTGCGCTCGCCGACGGCGGGACTGTGAACTGGATCCGGTCTGACACCGACGCCTTCGCCCGTGCTGCTCGCGACAACCGCTTCGTCCTGCTGTATCTGGAGGCCGTCTGGTGCCACTGGTGCCACGTCATGGACCAGCAGACCTACACCGATCCCGCGGTCAAGGCAGTGATCGAGGACCACTATGTGCCCCTACGCATCGACCAGGACGCACGTCCCGACCTGGCCAACCGCTACCGGGACTACGGCTGGCCCGCAACGATCGTGTTCGATCCGGCCGGCCGGGAGATTGTCAAACGCCAGGGATACGTCGCGCCCGAGCGCTTCGTGCGCCTGCTCCAGGCGATCGTGGCGGATCCCTCGCCAGAGGCGGCCGACAACGCCGACGCCGGCGGTCCACTGCCGAGCCGGCTTGCCCAGGACACGCGCAAGGCCCTGCAGGCCAGGCACCGCAGCGCCCACGACGACAAAGCCGGCGGCCTGGATATCAACCAGAAATTTCTCGATCGCGACAGCGTGGAGTGGCAAATGGTCAACGCGCTGGCCGGCATTGCCGAGGAAGGCCGGCGTGCGCAGCAGACGCTCGATGCCGCCCGGGCACTGATCGATCCGGTCTGGGGCGGGGTTTACCAGTATTCCACGCACCACGACTGGCAGCATCCGCACTACGAGAAACTGGCCACGGTGCAGGCCGAATACCTGCGCATCTATACCCTGGCCTATGCGCAATGGCGGCGCGAGTCCGACCGGAATGCAGCTCTGGCGATTCGCCGCTACATTGACCGATTTCTGAAGAGCAAGGACGGCGGATACTACGTCAGCCAGGACGCCGACCTGACCGCCGGCACACACGCCGAAGACTACTTCGCCGGCGACGATGCCACCCGTCGTGCACGCGGCATTCCCCGCATCGACACGCACCGCTACGCCCAGCAGACCGGCCAGATCGCCGAAGCCCTGGCTACCTGGGCCGAATACACGGGCGACACCCAGGCACTGGACGACGCTGTCGCCGCCGTTGAATGGGCGCTGCGCGAGCGTGCGCACGGCAAGGGCGGCTTCCGCCACGATGAGAAGGACACCGCCGGCCCCTACCTCGCTGACACGCTGGCCATGGGCCGCGCCTTCCTGGCGCTGTACCGCGCCACCGCAGACCAACGCTGGTACATGCACGCCGTGGCCGCAGCCGATTACATCCAGGCGCACTTCCGGGACAAACGCGGCGGCTATGCCGCCGCCGTGAGTCGCGGTCCGATCCCGCCCCTGCCACAGATCGACGAAAACCTGTCCGTCACCCGCTTCACCAATCTGCTGTCACGCTACTCCGGATCCGCCACACACAAGGACATGGCCGCACACGCTCTCTCCTGGCTGGCGCAGCCGTCCATAGCCCTGGAGCGACTGACCGAGGCCGGCATCCTGCTGGCAGATCAGGAAGTCCATTCTGATCCGCTGCACCTGACCGTCATCGGCCCGCACGCGGACGGGAGATCAAAAGTCCTTTTCTCCACAACACAGCAACTGCCGGGATGGTACAAGCGAGTCGAATGGTGGGACCGTGACGGCAAGCGCCTGCCCAATGCGGACGTGGACTATCCCAGGCCGAAGCGGCCCGCCGCGTTTATCTGCACGGACCGGCGCTGCTCCCTGCCCATTTTCACGGCGGAGGGCATCGGCGAGTTCCTCGCGACGGAAAACCCGATGCACAGAAAGGAGCGGCCAGACACCGATTAA